In one window of Prevotella sp. E13-17 DNA:
- a CDS encoding fimbrillin family protein — MMEIYKRLRFFISSCSVMLLMAGCTAEEGAEDALQGSLTITTAVENFEGETMTRTNFAGDAFENGDKIKLKVICPFSAHTEFGETTYGNSFDAFWLLKWDADKWSTLTAKDGYDINGDYSPSASPDIYARYEAQQTPYVYTAQTWSEEQIFIAGSGTRVEQYSNVFHANQTKAADYKACDLMWAQTIQQTGAYNVHLSFRHVMAALLVNIDADASLNISDDAVLTLEDMPDIDQCEVIVGDYYAAQSKVNSNNYGYKSKHTCEVADNGKVIGVAVVDDSQAKAYTKSLDNIGQTTTYTAYHAGSKTYRLIVPPCTLTNKATFWLRDGEKRYSMQLSQTTFEGGKLYHVTMKL, encoded by the coding sequence ATGATGGAAATATATAAAAGACTTCGTTTCTTCATTTCTTCGTGTTCAGTCATGCTTTTGATGGCTGGCTGCACGGCTGAAGAGGGTGCGGAGGATGCGCTGCAGGGATCCCTGACGATTACAACGGCTGTTGAGAACTTCGAGGGCGAGACGATGACTCGCACTAACTTTGCGGGTGATGCCTTTGAAAATGGCGATAAGATCAAACTGAAGGTGATCTGCCCTTTCTCTGCACACACTGAGTTTGGCGAGACGACCTATGGCAATAGCTTCGATGCTTTCTGGTTGTTGAAATGGGACGCCGACAAGTGGAGCACTCTGACCGCCAAAGATGGCTACGACATCAATGGCGACTACAGTCCATCGGCTTCGCCCGACATCTACGCTCGCTATGAGGCGCAACAGACACCCTATGTCTATACAGCACAGACCTGGAGCGAGGAACAGATCTTTATTGCCGGTAGCGGCACGCGTGTAGAACAGTACAGCAACGTGTTTCATGCCAACCAGACGAAAGCTGCCGACTATAAGGCCTGCGACTTGATGTGGGCACAGACCATCCAGCAGACTGGTGCCTACAATGTGCACCTGAGCTTCAGGCATGTGATGGCTGCCCTGCTGGTCAACATCGATGCCGATGCCAGCCTCAACATCTCCGATGATGCGGTGCTCACCCTCGAAGACATGCCCGACATTGACCAATGCGAGGTGATCGTTGGCGACTACTATGCCGCCCAGAGCAAGGTGAACTCCAACAACTATGGCTATAAGAGCAAGCACACCTGCGAGGTGGCAGACAATGGCAAGGTGATTGGTGTGGCTGTGGTGGACGACAGTCAGGCTAAAGCCTATACCAAGTCGTTGGACAACATCGGGCAGACAACCACCTATACGGCCTATCATGCGGGCAGCAAGACCTACCGACTGATTGTTCCTCCCTGCACGCTGACCAACAAAGCCACCTTCTGGCTGCGCGACGGCGAGAAACGCTATAGCATGCAACTGAGCCAGACCACGTTCGAGGGTGGCAAGCTCTATCACGTAACAATGAAACTATGA
- a CDS encoding fimbrillin family protein, whose product MMKVYQLFFLVAMMGLAACSNEDDNIMPADAMEMVGIQATIDGEQPSRRAASTPTTTVGRTEFVSDDRIVFTCIKRTQSPLDAFTYSDIRYYFTDKKNWKRTEGNLPEKIYWTDGSSPHTFIGYSLPSQDFYWADGGDNTYSGELGYQQTEIDYTAGNEELKKEDLLLTHNTKTVAETGGLSTKVTFTHAMSNVRVVVNIKNFASSASAVDTKVSVSDMVLLDQPAKFKWGILSSKVQVLDFNDAQQTTKNLKLWCPVTDGEGTGQNKTFTFYGLTTPQNETYHSINGNERPLSFSFTVTYPNPMNPSETLTKTYTGAFSQLVHFNPGMCTTINISLNHKDEQIFTDVQYYDWNFVATPDLGELRKKSTFLDINSNVTIHTDAQATIYDATWLYQDGTLLRDIYGNDGTKAMPYRISTASQLLSFAKEVKAGMTFQDKYIRLDADITMQSSSAKTNLEDTTSTQSAVKWIGIGTADHPFEGTFLGGDRFINRLYDAPLFACLGSRARVEQLQITTIGSIAGGGALAETNEGSIGGCKVIDDVETNGGALVGTNHGVIYACYHTGDTKGTAGLVDTNTGKVVGCYQAGEVTGGTAFSMVNTNHGTIACPMPSSLYDIQQQSFADQLNNSLDDWYAAHADQTKFYYVHTAASWPTIQKQ is encoded by the coding sequence ATGATGAAAGTATATCAGCTATTCTTCCTCGTTGCCATGATGGGCTTGGCGGCTTGCAGCAATGAGGACGACAACATCATGCCTGCCGATGCCATGGAGATGGTGGGCATCCAGGCAACGATAGACGGCGAACAGCCCAGCCGACGTGCTGCAAGCACTCCGACGACAACGGTGGGACGCACAGAGTTTGTGAGCGACGACCGCATCGTGTTCACCTGTATCAAGCGAACACAATCACCATTAGACGCCTTCACCTACAGCGACATCCGCTATTACTTCACCGACAAGAAGAACTGGAAGCGCACCGAGGGTAACCTGCCAGAGAAGATCTACTGGACCGACGGTTCCTCGCCACACACCTTCATAGGCTATAGTCTGCCCTCACAGGACTTCTACTGGGCGGATGGCGGCGACAACACCTATTCTGGTGAACTCGGCTATCAGCAGACAGAGATTGACTATACCGCCGGCAACGAGGAACTGAAGAAGGAAGACCTGCTGCTGACCCACAACACAAAGACGGTGGCAGAGACCGGCGGCCTGTCAACAAAGGTCACCTTCACACATGCCATGAGCAACGTGCGCGTGGTGGTCAACATCAAGAATTTTGCATCCAGCGCCAGTGCGGTTGACACCAAGGTGAGTGTCAGCGACATGGTGTTGCTCGACCAGCCCGCCAAGTTCAAATGGGGCATTCTCAGCAGTAAGGTGCAGGTGCTCGACTTCAACGATGCGCAGCAAACCACCAAGAATCTTAAGCTCTGGTGCCCCGTGACCGATGGCGAGGGAACAGGACAGAACAAGACCTTCACCTTCTACGGTCTGACCACGCCTCAGAACGAGACCTACCACAGCATCAACGGCAACGAGCGGCCATTGTCCTTCTCGTTTACGGTGACCTACCCCAACCCCATGAACCCCAGCGAGACACTGACGAAGACCTATACCGGCGCCTTCAGTCAACTGGTACACTTCAACCCAGGCATGTGTACGACCATCAACATCTCGCTCAACCACAAGGACGAACAGATCTTCACGGACGTGCAGTACTACGACTGGAACTTCGTGGCAACGCCCGACCTGGGCGAGCTTCGCAAGAAGTCAACGTTTCTCGACATCAACAGCAACGTCACCATCCATACCGATGCACAGGCCACCATCTATGATGCCACATGGCTCTATCAGGACGGCACACTGCTGAGGGACATCTATGGCAACGACGGAACCAAGGCCATGCCCTACCGCATCTCGACGGCATCACAGCTACTGTCGTTTGCCAAGGAAGTCAAGGCCGGCATGACGTTCCAAGACAAGTATATCCGTCTGGATGCCGACATCACCATGCAGTCCAGCTCTGCCAAGACCAACCTGGAGGACACCACCTCCACGCAGTCGGCAGTGAAATGGATAGGCATTGGCACCGCCGACCATCCCTTCGAAGGGACATTCCTGGGGGGCGACCGCTTCATCAACCGCCTGTATGATGCACCGCTGTTTGCCTGTCTGGGCAGTCGGGCACGCGTAGAACAACTTCAGATTACCACCATCGGTAGCATTGCGGGGGGCGGCGCACTGGCCGAGACCAACGAGGGCAGCATTGGCGGTTGCAAGGTCATCGACGATGTGGAGACCAACGGTGGTGCGCTGGTGGGCACCAACCATGGCGTCATCTATGCCTGCTATCACACAGGCGACACCAAGGGCACGGCAGGACTGGTCGATACAAACACGGGCAAGGTCGTTGGCTGCTATCAGGCTGGCGAGGTGACAGGTGGCACCGCCTTCAGCATGGTCAACACCAACCACGGCACCATCGCTTGTCCGATGCCCAGCTCGCTCTACGACATTCAGCAGCAGAGCTTCGCCGATCAGCTGAACAACAGCCTGGACGACTGGTATGCTGCGCATGCCGACCAGACGAAGTTCTACTATGTGCACACAGCAGCCAGCTGGCCCACCATTCAGAAGCAATAA
- a CDS encoding OB-fold putative lipoprotein, whose protein sequence is MYQTKFSAADLHAAFVNDRNRAYKVFFNEQIEVTGQISYIGPDRYDRPSIEMGGNHYNGSQVVFIFASGYDKNVNVEKSQNVTISGECRGALQNGTVVIENCKIL, encoded by the coding sequence ATGTACCAAACAAAATTTAGTGCGGCAGATCTTCATGCGGCATTTGTGAACGATAGGAACAGAGCCTACAAGGTGTTTTTCAACGAACAGATAGAAGTGACCGGCCAGATTTCCTATATTGGTCCCGACCGTTACGACCGTCCATCCATCGAGATGGGAGGCAACCACTACAATGGCTCACAGGTGGTCTTCATCTTCGCTTCTGGCTACGACAAGAACGTCAACGTGGAGAAAAGCCAGAACGTCACCATCTCAGGCGAATGTCGCGGCGCCCTTCAGAACGGTACCGTGGTGATCGAGAACTGCAAAATCTTGTAG
- a CDS encoding GH92 family glycosyl hydrolase has product MRKLFVFSAIFASTCMVSIAAMAQRLTSFVDPYIGSGGHGHVFVGANVPFGMVQLGPTEKSRGWDWTSGYHYSDSIIVGFAHLHLSGTGCGDLGDLALLPVNNVQQRDIHFKHNQETVAPGYYRLKTSDVDVELTSTKRVGMHRYTFSGKNGLLRIDLNEGIGDELTAADLRQVDDCTLEGYRKSRGWAPRQEVYFTITFNAPVRLWEPRPGEGIVDLKDTSRPVLVKVALSPVSSEKARQNMMAELPGWDFDQVRRDADAAWERELSRVNIETSNAQDKKIFYTSMYHLMVAPSEFCDVDRQYRGSDGRVYDGDFTNYTTLSLWDTYRAFHPLMTLIYPELQADYAETFIKIFEQQGRLPIWHLWGSETDCMVGSSAVPVLADLALKGFVRNPEQAFNAMKVSQLQDVRSLGLLKQYGYIPYDKEPANETVAKALEYCLDEDGLARLAKKLGHEDDYRYFFDRSRSYKKYFDRDIQFMRALGSNGQFRPEFDPIKVIHRADDYTEGNAWQYTWLVPHDVHGLISLFGGEKQFIKKLDEFFVTEGDMGPEASPDISGFIGQYAHGNEPSHHIIYLYNYAGQPWKAAPKLRYVMRKLYHAEPDGLCGNEDVGQMSAWYILSSLGLYQVEPSGGRFIMGTPLFAKAQVNVGNGKTLQITARNLSDKNIYVQGVRLNGKKYTKTYVDFDVLRQGGTLEFLMGPRPSKWGTAVADRP; this is encoded by the coding sequence ATGAGAAAATTATTCGTATTCTCTGCAATTTTTGCATCTACCTGCATGGTGTCCATTGCAGCAATGGCACAACGACTGACGTCTTTTGTTGATCCCTATATCGGCTCGGGCGGCCACGGCCACGTGTTCGTGGGTGCCAACGTGCCCTTTGGCATGGTACAACTGGGTCCCACCGAGAAATCGCGCGGCTGGGACTGGACGTCGGGCTATCACTATAGCGACTCTATCATCGTGGGCTTTGCCCACCTGCACCTCAGCGGCACGGGCTGTGGCGACCTGGGCGACCTGGCTTTGCTGCCTGTCAACAACGTGCAGCAGCGCGACATCCACTTCAAGCACAACCAGGAGACGGTGGCTCCAGGCTACTACCGCCTGAAGACCAGCGACGTAGATGTGGAGCTGACCAGCACCAAGCGTGTGGGCATGCACCGCTATACGTTCAGCGGCAAGAACGGTCTGCTGCGCATAGACCTGAACGAGGGCATCGGCGACGAGCTGACAGCTGCTGACCTGCGTCAGGTGGACGACTGCACGCTGGAGGGCTATCGCAAGTCGCGCGGCTGGGCTCCACGTCAGGAGGTGTACTTCACCATCACGTTCAATGCGCCCGTCCGTCTGTGGGAGCCTCGTCCCGGTGAAGGCATCGTGGACCTGAAAGACACCAGCCGTCCTGTGCTGGTCAAGGTGGCCCTGTCGCCCGTGAGCAGCGAGAAGGCACGTCAGAACATGATGGCCGAGCTGCCCGGTTGGGACTTCGACCAGGTGCGCCGCGATGCCGATGCTGCCTGGGAGCGCGAGCTGAGCCGCGTAAACATTGAGACCAGCAATGCTCAAGACAAGAAGATTTTCTATACGTCGATGTATCACCTCATGGTGGCTCCCTCGGAGTTCTGCGATGTCGATCGTCAGTATCGCGGCAGCGATGGTCGGGTGTATGATGGTGACTTCACCAACTACACCACCCTCTCGCTCTGGGACACCTATCGTGCCTTCCACCCCCTGATGACGCTCATCTATCCCGAGTTGCAGGCCGACTATGCCGAGACATTCATCAAGATCTTCGAGCAGCAAGGACGCCTGCCCATCTGGCACCTGTGGGGCTCAGAGACCGACTGCATGGTGGGCTCTTCGGCCGTGCCCGTGCTGGCAGACCTGGCGCTGAAGGGCTTCGTGCGCAATCCCGAGCAGGCCTTCAATGCCATGAAAGTCTCGCAGTTGCAAGACGTGCGCTCGCTGGGACTGCTGAAGCAATATGGCTATATCCCCTATGACAAGGAGCCTGCCAACGAGACCGTGGCCAAGGCTCTGGAGTACTGTCTGGACGAAGACGGACTGGCACGTCTGGCCAAGAAGCTGGGTCACGAGGACGACTACCGCTACTTCTTCGACCGCAGTCGCTCGTACAAGAAATATTTCGACCGCGACATTCAGTTCATGCGCGCGCTGGGCAGCAACGGACAGTTCCGCCCGGAGTTCGACCCCATCAAGGTGATTCATCGTGCCGACGACTATACCGAGGGCAATGCTTGGCAGTACACTTGGCTGGTGCCCCACGATGTGCATGGACTCATCAGCCTCTTCGGCGGCGAGAAGCAGTTCATCAAGAAGCTCGACGAGTTCTTCGTGACCGAAGGTGACATGGGGCCCGAGGCCTCGCCCGACATCAGCGGCTTCATTGGCCAGTATGCCCATGGCAACGAGCCCAGCCACCACATCATCTACCTCTACAACTACGCCGGTCAGCCCTGGAAGGCTGCCCCCAAACTGCGCTATGTGATGCGCAAGCTCTATCATGCAGAGCCCGACGGACTTTGCGGCAACGAGGACGTCGGTCAGATGTCGGCCTGGTACATCCTGTCGTCACTCGGCCTCTATCAGGTGGAGCCCAGCGGTGGCCGCTTCATCATGGGCACCCCGCTGTTTGCCAAGGCCCAAGTGAACGTGGGCAACGGCAAGACGCTGCAAATCACGGCACGCAACCTGAGCGACAAGAACATCTACGTACAGGGTGTGCGCCTCAACGGCAAGAAATACACCAAGACCTACGTGGACTTCGACGTGCTGCGCCAGGGTGGCACCCTCGAGTTCCTGATGGGTCCACGACCCTCGAAATGGGGCACAGCCGTTGCCGACCGCCCATGA
- a CDS encoding esterase, translated as MNRLLILSVACLLAVSATAQQALGMRPNVKSPVVNNDGSVTFNFYDPTAQEVSVTGDFEEIHWKTLPMTKQENGVWTVTTKTLNPELYSYSFSVDGQRIVDPANSYVNRDISTLSNFLIVTKSDSDKGHLYQVNDVPHGTLARVWYDSPTLGQQRRMTIYLPAAYDGKKRFPVMYLLHGHGGDETAWGDLGRTSQIMDNLIAEGKCVPMIVVMPNGNPTCNAAPGWWHEGLYTPDGNAFNERGAKASMEESFMDIVNFVDRHYKTIRKRSARAVTGLSMGGGHTFNIARLYPETFDYYGLQSAAARMNHHGDKLDSEMARLFASKPKLYWIAIGKEDFLFQMNSDLRRYLDAHKYPYEYYENDGGHIWRNWRIYLTLFAQKIFK; from the coding sequence ATGAACCGACTACTTATCCTATCAGTTGCCTGCCTGTTGGCAGTCTCTGCAACAGCCCAACAGGCATTGGGCATGCGCCCCAACGTGAAATCGCCCGTTGTGAACAACGACGGCAGCGTGACATTCAACTTCTACGACCCCACGGCTCAGGAGGTGAGCGTGACAGGCGACTTCGAAGAGATTCACTGGAAGACACTGCCCATGACAAAGCAGGAGAACGGTGTGTGGACCGTCACCACTAAGACACTGAACCCCGAACTCTACTCCTACAGCTTCAGCGTAGATGGACAGCGCATCGTGGATCCTGCCAACAGCTATGTGAACCGCGACATCTCGACACTGAGCAACTTCCTGATTGTGACAAAGAGCGACAGCGACAAAGGACATCTCTACCAGGTGAACGACGTGCCTCACGGAACCTTGGCACGCGTGTGGTACGACAGTCCGACGCTGGGACAACAGCGCCGCATGACCATCTATCTGCCGGCTGCCTACGACGGCAAGAAGCGCTTCCCCGTGATGTATCTGCTACACGGACATGGGGGCGACGAGACGGCCTGGGGCGACCTGGGGCGCACCTCGCAGATCATGGACAACCTGATAGCCGAAGGTAAGTGCGTGCCCATGATTGTGGTGATGCCGAACGGCAACCCCACCTGCAATGCGGCACCCGGCTGGTGGCACGAGGGACTGTACACGCCCGATGGCAACGCCTTCAACGAGCGTGGCGCCAAGGCATCGATGGAAGAGAGTTTCATGGACATCGTGAACTTCGTGGACCGTCACTACAAGACCATCCGCAAGCGCTCGGCACGTGCCGTGACCGGTCTGTCGATGGGCGGCGGCCACACGTTCAACATAGCCCGTCTCTATCCCGAGACGTTCGACTACTACGGCTTGCAGTCGGCTGCCGCCCGCATGAACCACCATGGCGACAAGCTGGACAGCGAGATGGCTCGACTCTTTGCCTCGAAGCCCAAGCTCTACTGGATAGCCATCGGCAAGGAGGATTTCCTCTTCCAGATGAACAGCGACCTGCGCCGCTATCTGGATGCCCACAAGTATCCCTACGAATACTACGAGAACGATGGTGGACACATCTGGCGCAACTGGCGCATCTACCTGACGCTCTTTGCACAGAAGATTTTCAAATAA
- a CDS encoding endonuclease/exonuclease/phosphatase family protein, producing METKKMIPGKFLLSGGFAIGRLLVLVTFLLAVTGAVAQQLYVGSYNIRNQNDGDARQGNGWVQRCPVICGQLNFEHPDIFGTQEVLRSQLDDMLAQLPDYDYIGVGREDGKSGGEHECIFFDKQRLKVLDHGDFWLSETPEKPGLGWDAACTRICTWGKFKDQVSKKTFFFFNLHMDHVGIVARREGAKLVVSRIRDIAKGEPVILTGDFNVDQTNEIYTIFTSSGILKDSYEHAAWRFAENGTFNAFDPELKTDSRIDHVFVSPSFSVERYGVLTNAYWTPNEASQTKQKGAHAPQEIDFSKYTKRLPSDHYPVFVRLNR from the coding sequence ATGGAAACAAAAAAGATGATTCCCGGCAAGTTTCTCCTTTCAGGAGGGTTTGCAATAGGCCGTTTGCTGGTCTTGGTGACATTCCTGCTGGCCGTCACTGGCGCAGTGGCTCAGCAGTTGTATGTGGGCAGCTACAACATTCGCAACCAGAACGACGGTGATGCCCGTCAGGGCAATGGCTGGGTGCAGCGTTGTCCGGTGATTTGTGGTCAGCTGAATTTCGAGCATCCCGACATCTTCGGCACACAGGAGGTGCTGCGCTCACAGTTGGACGATATGCTGGCTCAACTGCCCGACTACGACTATATCGGTGTGGGACGCGAGGATGGAAAGAGTGGTGGCGAGCATGAGTGCATCTTCTTCGACAAGCAGCGACTGAAGGTGTTGGATCATGGCGACTTCTGGTTGTCTGAGACCCCCGAGAAGCCCGGCCTGGGATGGGATGCTGCCTGTACGCGCATCTGCACATGGGGCAAGTTCAAGGATCAGGTGAGCAAGAAGACCTTCTTCTTCTTCAACCTCCACATGGATCATGTGGGCATCGTGGCACGCCGTGAGGGCGCCAAGCTGGTGGTGAGCCGCATCCGCGACATTGCCAAGGGTGAGCCAGTCATCCTGACGGGCGACTTCAACGTGGACCAGACCAACGAGATTTACACCATCTTCACCTCCTCTGGCATCCTGAAGGACAGCTACGAACATGCCGCCTGGCGCTTTGCCGAGAACGGCACTTTCAATGCCTTCGACCCCGAGCTGAAGACCGACAGTCGCATTGACCATGTCTTTGTGTCGCCCTCATTCAGCGTCGAGCGCTATGGCGTGCTGACCAACGCCTACTGGACGCCCAACGAGGCATCGCAGACGAAGCAGAAAGGGGCGCATGCTCCTCAGGAGATAGACTTCAGCAAGTACACCAAGAGATTGCCGTCAGACCACTATCCTGTGTTTGTCAGACTGAACCGATAG
- a CDS encoding DUF2851 family protein — translation MERLLHYTWKHKLLPLKELRTTDGRLVEVIDVGLHNHHAGPDFFNAKVKIDDTLWVGNVEIHQRSSDWYLHGHDHDAHYNNVVLHVVAEADREVQTESGLWLPQLVITVPESVVTGYRQLLATDMYPPCYRIIPDLSRLTVHSWMAALQTERLEQKTQAIAQRVEHCNGSWEDAYFTTLARNFGFGINGEAFEQWAQYVPLNAVGKHRDDLFQIEAIFMGQAGLLSLDTIPTRYHETALQEGYFDKLKNEYTYLAHKFSLTPMNPSAWRFLRLRPQNFPHVRISQLANLYYERRAGLSALLECESVEQLRQLLATHVTPYWETHYTFGSESTKSAKHVSVSSMNLLIINTAVPMLFAVGRHRQKEELCDRAFDILEQLGAERNHIITMWKECGLEVTTAGESQALIQLKKEYCDRKDCLRCRIGFEYLKQK, via the coding sequence ATGGAACGACTGTTGCACTACACTTGGAAACACAAGCTGTTGCCCCTGAAAGAGCTACGAACCACCGACGGACGTCTTGTCGAGGTGATTGACGTGGGGTTGCACAACCATCATGCGGGCCCCGACTTCTTCAATGCCAAGGTGAAGATAGATGACACGCTGTGGGTCGGCAATGTGGAGATACACCAGCGTTCCAGCGATTGGTATCTGCACGGACACGATCATGATGCCCACTACAACAATGTGGTGCTGCACGTGGTGGCAGAAGCCGACCGCGAGGTGCAAACCGAGAGTGGGCTCTGGCTCCCACAGCTGGTCATCACGGTGCCCGAGTCTGTGGTCACCGGCTATCGCCAACTGCTGGCCACCGACATGTATCCCCCGTGTTATCGCATCATTCCCGACTTGAGCCGTCTCACCGTCCATTCCTGGATGGCTGCCTTACAGACCGAGCGATTAGAACAGAAGACACAGGCCATCGCCCAGCGTGTGGAGCACTGCAATGGGTCGTGGGAAGACGCCTATTTCACGACGCTGGCACGCAACTTCGGTTTCGGCATCAATGGCGAAGCTTTCGAGCAGTGGGCACAATACGTGCCGTTGAATGCCGTGGGAAAACATCGCGACGACCTCTTCCAGATTGAAGCCATCTTCATGGGGCAAGCTGGACTGCTGAGCCTTGATACTATTCCTACGCGCTACCACGAAACGGCGCTGCAGGAGGGCTATTTCGACAAGCTGAAAAACGAATACACCTATCTGGCACATAAGTTCTCGCTGACACCGATGAACCCTTCGGCATGGCGCTTCCTGCGCCTGCGTCCGCAGAACTTCCCTCATGTGCGCATCTCGCAGTTGGCCAACCTCTACTACGAGCGACGGGCAGGCCTGAGCGCCCTGCTCGAGTGTGAGTCGGTGGAACAGTTGCGACAGTTGCTGGCCACGCACGTCACACCTTACTGGGAGACGCACTACACCTTTGGGTCAGAGAGTACGAAGAGCGCCAAGCACGTGTCTGTGTCGTCTATGAATCTGCTCATCATCAATACGGCTGTGCCCATGCTCTTTGCCGTGGGCCGCCACCGTCAGAAGGAGGAGCTGTGCGACCGTGCCTTTGACATTCTGGAACAGTTGGGTGCTGAGCGCAACCACATCATCACCATGTGGAAGGAGTGCGGTCTGGAGGTGACCACCGCTGGCGAGTCGCAGGCGCTCATTCAACTCAAGAAGGAGTATTGCGACCGCAAGGACTGTCTGCGTTGTCGTATCGGCTTCGAATACCTCAAGCAGAAATAG
- the dapB gene encoding 4-hydroxy-tetrahydrodipicolinate reductase: protein MKIALIGYGKMGKMIEEIAISRGHEIVSVIDIQNQQDFDSEAFASADVAIEFTNPTAAFGNYQKAWSKGVKVVSGSTGWMKEHGDEVRSACENGKTLFWASNFSIGVAIFSAVNRYLAKIMNQFPQYDVELEETHHVHKLDHPSGTAITLGEEIVEALDRKEAWAEDTTDPKLLRIDHIRRGEVPGIHTIRYDSDADMISITHDAHSRRGFALGAVLAAEYTKEHTGLLTISDMFKF, encoded by the coding sequence ATGAAGATTGCTTTGATAGGCTACGGCAAGATGGGTAAAATGATTGAAGAAATAGCCATCAGCCGAGGCCATGAAATTGTGAGTGTCATCGACATTCAAAATCAACAGGACTTTGACAGTGAGGCCTTCGCATCAGCGGATGTGGCCATCGAGTTTACGAACCCCACCGCAGCCTTTGGCAACTACCAAAAAGCATGGAGCAAAGGCGTAAAAGTGGTGAGCGGCTCAACAGGTTGGATGAAAGAGCACGGCGACGAGGTGAGAAGCGCCTGCGAGAACGGCAAGACGCTGTTCTGGGCCTCTAACTTCTCGATTGGCGTTGCCATCTTCTCGGCCGTCAACCGATATCTGGCTAAGATTATGAACCAGTTCCCACAGTACGACGTGGAACTGGAAGAGACGCACCATGTGCATAAGCTGGACCATCCCAGCGGAACAGCCATCACCCTGGGTGAGGAAATCGTTGAAGCCCTCGACCGCAAGGAGGCATGGGCTGAAGACACCACAGACCCTAAGTTGCTCAGAATAGACCATATCCGTCGCGGCGAGGTGCCTGGCATCCATACCATTCGTTACGACAGCGATGCCGACATGATCAGCATCACACACGATGCACACTCGCGTCGCGGTTTTGCGCTGGGAGCAGTGCTGGCTGCAGAATACACCAAAGAACACACGGGACTGCTGACCATCAGCGACATGTTTAAATTCTAA